In Tautonia rosea, the genomic window TGAGTGTCAGCTCGGTGCCTTCGACCTCTGGGGTCGAGAATTCGAGCGGGAAGTGAGCAAAATAGGTCGGTGAGTCGCCGTCGAGGTCGCCTGCCGGATCGGCGCCGAATGTTGAGAGACGGGTCGCGAGGTACTCCGAGGCAAGCTTGATTTCGTCACTCGCCGTGTCACGACCGTTCATCAGGTCGGAGGAAAGAAATTGAAGGTGCCCGGCCAGTTCCGGTTCGGTGATGGTCGCAGTCGCCGGAGCCGACTCGACCAGTGCAGCCGGCTCGGAGATGGCAGGAGCATCGGCTCGGACATGACCGAGAGGAAAGCAGGCCCCGAACGCGAGGGCCAACCGGGGGAACTTTGGAACGTGCATCGGCGGTCTTTCGCTCAGGTAGAGGTGACGGCGTCGAGAATCCAAAGACTCTAGGATATCGAGCGTTCGAGCCGTTCCGACAGTCCCCCGTTCCGATCAATCCGATTCGGCCGGGCCCATGAGGAAGCGTGGCCGATCCGATGCGGAGTGGCTAGGATGGGACCAGCCACCTTCGGCCGACTCAAGCGGTTCCGTCACCCGCATTCGGCGAGACACCGGCCGAGATGTCTGGAGAGTCCCGGCTTATGCCTGTCAGCTTCGTCATTGATATGGATGGAGTGATCTATCACGGCCACCGCTTGATCCCCGGTGCCCGAGAGTTCGTCGATCGTCTCCGAGGAGGCGGACATCCGTTTCTCTTTCTCACGAACAATAGCCAGTGGACTCCTCGCGATCTGAAGCACCGCTTAGAGCAGCTGGGGATCGGGGTCGAGGACTCTGCCTTCCACACGTCGGCCCTGGCCACCGCCGAGTTCCTTAGGACGCAACGGCCAGGTGGGTCAGCGTTCGTCATTGGCGGGGCAGGACTGACCAACGCTCTGTATGAGGCCGGCTATCACCTGACGGAGCGCGATCCGGATTACGTCGTCGTGGGGGACACACGTCGCTATGACTACGAAACGATCGAACATGCCATCCGCTTGATTCTCGGTGGTGCCCGGTTCATCGCAACGAACCCGGACCTGACCGGGCCCTCGGAGGCCGGCCTGCAACCGGCCTGCGGGGCACTGGTGGCTCCGATTGAGTTAGCGACCGGACGTAAGCCGTACTTCGTGGGCAAACCGAACCCCCTGATGATGCGCACGGCGTTACGAAAACTTGGGGCGCATTCGTCCGAGTCGTTCATGATCGGGGACCGGATGGACACCGACATCATCGGCGGGACCGAGACGGGGATGCAGACGATTCTCGTCCTTTCGGGCGTCACAGACCGCAATGAGATCGAATCGTTCCCGTACCGCCCGACCTTCGTCTTCGACGACGTGGGCCAGATCCCAATTGATCAGCTTGTCGCTCAACAACGCGATGCGACAGACTGATGCCTCGGTGTGCGATGGGGTGACACACCGAGGCACACTCACATCTCAATTCCGTGATTCACACCCGTATTCCCCAGCCTTCCTGCATTCAGGTTCGAACCAGCAAGGTGAGGGGCCTCAGCCCGCATCGAGGGCGAAGCCGTGTTGCTCGCGGTGATAGGGGCCGTCGTACTGCTTCGACGATTTGTAGAGTTCGAAGCGGCCATCTCCGGCGACCTGAAGATACTCCTCCTCCAGGGCGAGCCGCTCGGCTGGGTCGAGGG contains:
- a CDS encoding HAD-IIA family hydrolase, with the translated sequence MPVSFVIDMDGVIYHGHRLIPGAREFVDRLRGGGHPFLFLTNNSQWTPRDLKHRLEQLGIGVEDSAFHTSALATAEFLRTQRPGGSAFVIGGAGLTNALYEAGYHLTERDPDYVVVGDTRRYDYETIEHAIRLILGGARFIATNPDLTGPSEAGLQPACGALVAPIELATGRKPYFVGKPNPLMMRTALRKLGAHSSESFMIGDRMDTDIIGGTETGMQTILVLSGVTDRNEIESFPYRPTFVFDDVGQIPIDQLVAQQRDATD